The genome window taaaacatttccacctctcttcttccatctattactgtactgtcatattgtgatcagtattaaaacatttccacctctcttcttccatctggTTGATGATCCTTTATTACTCACATCTGTCACATCATTTCATTCAGTTGAATTGAGTTCATACAGAAACAAGATTGTTGTGTCAAGaatttgacaaataaacattgtGCAATATTTACAAACACCAAGAAGCCCAATAACAACAAGATCAATGATGTGTAAATGAAACCAGTTTAACAACACAGTGGGGTGATTAattatattaacctgtctgggaacctgggacgctaCAATATTTACAAACCCAATAACAACCAGATCAGTGATGTGTAAATGAAACCAGTTTAACAACACAGTGGGGTGATTTATTATATTAATGAATGACTCTAGATGACAATGTCTGTCAACTTCAATGGTGTTTATTCATGAATATTTACAATCATATGTTTACACACTAGAGAGATATTCTACATTGTTCATACCAAACACCCTGGATAGAGGGGTTTACACGCTAGAGAGATATTCTACATTGCTGCTCCAGTGTGTCTTACTGAACATGACTAGAGAGATATTCTACATTGCTGCTCCAGTGTGTCTGACTGAGCATGACCATGATTAGAGTGAAACATCATGTTCTGTTTGACACAGAGACCACCTGACAAAGGGATGCTGAGGCGCTACAACCCCAAAGAtgaaaccctggatagaggggctcagtgaatgtggaggtgaatgtgtacaggtgggtcagtgtgtcagaggaggctctatagaaggacagagtgccggctgaccagtccagatacactcctactctgtgggagctggaggaggggacgacTATGGTAGTGGAATTATTATTGTGCCTGGCAGAGTAACTGTTGTCAGAGCAGCGCAGAATCCAGGATTTGTCATTGTATCCAAGCCAACAGTCCTCACCCCCttctctcctgctgattcctttatatgccACTCCTATATCagcatctccccctctccactctacctcccagtaacagcgtccagtcagactctctctacacagcacctctCCACATTTCACAAATCTCTCTTGGTGATCAGGATATGGATGGAACTTTCCCATATGTGTCACCTTTTTGTtaccctcagacagagagagctgtCTGTATattgtgtttgggtccagtgtgagatcacagacatctgatggatgaaaccagacacaatattagaaatcatcatcattcacattagaatctTAACTCATTTtccactaattcatttaatgtagatgtttctaggtatcaaaaggaga of Salmo trutta chromosome 1, fSalTru1.1, whole genome shotgun sequence contains these proteins:
- the LOC115208426 gene encoding stonustoxin subunit beta-like; this encodes MKPGLRKYVCDLTLDPNTIYRQLSLSEGNKKVTHMGKFHPYPDHQERFVKCGEVLCRESLTGRCYWEVEWRGGDADIGVAYKGISRREGGEDCWLGYNDKSWILRCSDNSYSARHNNNSTTIVVPSSSSHRVGVYLDWSAGTLSFYRASSDTLTHLYTFTSTFTEPLYPGFHLWGCSASASLCQVVSVSNRT